From one Coffea eugenioides isolate CCC68of chromosome 11, Ceug_1.0, whole genome shotgun sequence genomic stretch:
- the LOC113753564 gene encoding histone-lysine N-methyltransferase setd3, translating into MSTKIMFMASSLFQVRPLTCAAAGGLSSGRLVPQPPDLIKWVKREGGFVHQAVRVAQQLDGLGLIATAEIPKGSDLIVLPEHIPLRFEASEADSEKGSYSSLIKLAQHIPEELWAMKLGLKLLQERAKKDSFWWPYISNLPETYSVPIFFQGEDIKNLQYAPLLSQVNKRCRFLLDFDKAVKNEIENLRSEDHPFGGQDVDASALGWAMSAVSSRAFRLHGNKLPDGSHINVPMMLPLIDMCNHSFNPNAEIVQEQDTANGRMLVKVTAGIQIKRDDLLILNYGNLNNDLFLLDYGFVIPSNPYDCVELKYDSALLDAASMAAGISSPNFSLPLPWQQQILSQLSLHGEDAQLKISLGGSELVDGRLLAALRVILSNDKEAVQKHDLTTLRSLSAEAPLGISNEVAALRTIIALCVIALGHFPTKLMDDESLLKQSVSASTALAIQFRIQKKALIIDAMRNLTRRVKSLSSKESVTF; encoded by the exons ATGTCCACCAAAATTATGTTCATGGCCTCTTCACTATTCCAAGTCCGGCCACTGACCTGCGCGGCCGCCGGTGGCCTCTCCTCCGGCCGGTTGGTCCCGCAGCCACCAGACTTAATCAAATGGGTGAAAAGAGAAGGTGGGTTTGTCCACCAGGCGGTGAGGGTAGCACAACAACTAGATGGACTTGGCCTGATTGCAACTGCAGAAATCCCAAAAGGGTCTGACCTGATTGTTCTTCCAGAACATATTCCGTTGAGGTTTGAGGCTTCTGAAGCTGATTCTGAGAAGGGGTCCTACTCTTCTTTGATTAAACTTGCTCAGCATATTCCTG AGGAGCTTTGGGCTATGAAACTGGGTTTGAAGCTCTTgcaagaaagagcaaaaaagGATTCCTTCTGGTGGCCATACATCAGCAACCTCCCCGAAACTTATAGTGTGCCAATTTTCTTTCAAGGAGAAGATATAAAGAACTTGCAGTATGCTCCGCTCCTTTCTCAG GTGAACAAAAGATGTCGGTTTCTTCTTGACTTTGATAAAGCAGTGAAAAACGAAATTGAAAATCTGAGATCAGAAGATCACCCATTTGGAGGCCAAGATGTGGATGCATCTGCACTTGGTTGGGCCATGTCAGCAGTTTCTTCTCGAGCATTCCGCTTGCATGGTAATAAACTACCAGACGGGAGCCATATCAATGTCCCAATGATGCTTCCACTCATTGACATGTGCAACCACAGCTTCAACCCAAATGCTGAAATTGTGCAGGAACAAGATACAGCTAATGGGAGGATGCTTGTGAAG GTTACAGCAGGAATCCAAATAAAACGAGACGACCTGTTAATACTTAACTATGGAAATTTAAATAATGATCTATTTCTTCTAGATTATGGGTTTGTGATACCTTCAAACCCTTACGACTGTGTGGAGCTTAAGTATGACTCAGCTCTTCTGGATGCTGCTAGTATGGCTGCTGGCATATCATCTCCTAACTTCTCTTTGCCATTACCATGGCAGCAGCAAATTTTATCTCAGCTGAGTCTACATGGAGAAGATGCTCAACTTAAG ATAAGCTTAGGAGGATCGGAGTTAGTCGATGGCCGTCTATTGGCTGCACTGCGAGTTATCCTATCAAATGACAAAGAGGCAGTTCAGAAACATGATTTGACCACACTTAGATCATTATCTGCCGAAGCCCCCCTTGGAATATCAAATGAAGTGGCTGCTCTTCGCACCATTATTGCGCTGTGCGTCATTGCTCTTGGACACTTCCCCACCAAACTCATGGATGATGAATCCCTATTGAAACAGAGCGTGTCTGCTTCTACTGCATTGGCCATCCAATTCAGAATCCAAAAAAAGGCTCTTATCATTGATGCAATGAGGAATCTTACAAGGAGGGTGAAGTCACTCTCTTCAAAGGAATCAGTTACTTTTTAG
- the LOC113753991 gene encoding probable calcium-binding protein CML25, producing the protein MGLKSLFNRKKKRLQQSPSAANPSPMQSRSSSVQSRARIEEELEQVFKKFDVNGDGKISASELGQIMGSLGYPTTDEELHKLMNEADSDGDGFIDLQEFIELNTKDIDSDEVMENLKDAFSVFDIDKNGSISADELQNVLKSLGEECSLAECRKMICGVDADGDGMICFEEFKVMMMMGSRFDSSEPKA; encoded by the coding sequence ATGGGATTAAAATCATTGTTCAAtcgaaagaaaaagagattgcAACAATCACCTTCAGCAGCAAATCCATCACCAATGCAGTCAAGATCGTCATCAGTTCAATCCAGAGCGAGAATTGAGGAGGAACTCGAGCAGGTTTTCAAGAAATTTGACGTCAATGGTGATGGAAAGATCTCTGCATCTGAACTTGGCCAAATAATGGGGAGCCTTGGCTATCCTACGACAGATGAAGAGTTGCATAAGTTGATGAATGAGGCAGATTCAGATGGAGATGGATTCATTGATTTGCAAGAATTTATCGAACTCAATACGAAAGATATCGATTCGGATGAAGTCATGGAGAATCTCAAGGATGCATTCTCTGTTTTCGATATAGACAAGAATGGCTCAATCTCTGCTGATGAATTGCAGAATGTATTGAAGAGTCTTGGTGAAGAATGTTCATTGGCTGAATGCAGAAAGATGATTTGTGGGGTTGATGCAGATGGTGATGGGATGATCTGTTTTGAGGAGTTTAAGGTTATGATGATGATGGGATCACGTTTTGATTCTTCTGAGCCTAAGGCTTAA
- the LOC113752452 gene encoding F-box protein At5g62510-like, producing the protein MKRIKGNLDTPISISEEILLQILQEIPAKSLMRFKCVSRHWCSMIEGQEFVDAFRVGSHKRGTKLLVRKSCSQDIMIHGRRKNYDFFLVNLQDKSVVPLAAPVILQTNQFILGQPVEGLVCCNNIIWNPTMNETITLPQRNPSSDLKKVIENMTIQAGKHSWSISSDYCLGFEVSIKKYKVFSITHVDVGMGLSTVGTENLSYAEVLTLGSNNFWKNTKCSLPQELCKIFGFVDNYCSIDGIIYMIIWLRMSSSVLEYRILAFDLSRQVFQLLPLPGGGGGAGIYMHFAVGGRFALIHGAEGEKTWLLEECFQGGKWIVVDTPWPECWRLNPEMIVN; encoded by the coding sequence ATGAAACGGATTAAGGGGAATCTTGACACCCCAATTTCAATTTCAGAAGAGATCCTTCTACAAATactccaagaaattccagcaaaaTCACTCATGAGATTCAAGTGTGTTTCAAGGCATTGGTGCAGCATGATCGAAGGTCAAGAATTCGTTGACGCTTTTCGGGTTGGCTCCCATAAGCGTGGCACCAAACTCTTGGTTCGCAAGTCTTGTTCACAAGATATAATGATTCATGGTAGAAGGAAAAATTATGATTTCTTCCTAGTGAATTTACAAGACAAATCCGTTGTTCCTCTTGCTGCGCCGGTTATTCTCCAAACAAATCAATTTATCTTAGGGCAACCCGTTGAAGGCTTAGTATGTTGTAACAACATTATATGGAACCCTACTATGAATGAAACCATTACTCTTCCCCAACGAAATCCCAGTTCGGACTTGAAGAAGGTTATTGAAAATATGACAATCCAAGCCGGAAAACACAGTTGGTCTATCTCGAGTGATTACTGTCTGGGGTTCGAGGTTTCAATCAAGAAATACAAGGTGTTCAGCATCACTCATGTGGATGTGGGGATGGGATTGAGTACTGTTGGTACCGAAAACCTTAGTTATGCAGAAGTTTTGACTTTGGGATCAAATAATTTCTGGAAAAATACTAAATGTTCTCTCCCACAAGAGCTTTGCAAAATCTTCGGCTTCGTTGACAACTACTGTAGCATCGATGGCATCATCTACATGATCATCTGGTTAAGAATGTCTTCTTCCGTTCTGGAATACCGAATACTGGCTTTTGATTTAAGTCGTCAAGTTTTTCAACTTTTGCCTCTTCCCGGAGGTGGAGGAGGAGCTGGTATTTATATGCATTTTGCGGTTGGGGGACGCTTTGCTCTGATTCATGGCGCTGAAGGAGAAAAGACTTGGCTATTGGAAGAATGTTTTCAGGGTGGAAAGTGGATTGTTGTGGATACGCCGTGGCCAGAATGTTGGAGGTTGAATCCAGAGATGATTGTCAACTGA